In Geminocystis sp. NIES-3709, a single genomic region encodes these proteins:
- a CDS encoding IS5 family transposase: MKQKYHLRNWSEYDQGLKQRGSLTFWISEEALSHWLVTEKSGRKGASYYFSSQAILTFLMIKSLFQLPGRQTEGFLESLFSLMGIDLPVPDHSTVSRRTKKLDVALPLEKTAGSRHVVIDSTGVKVYGEGEWKTRQHGVSKRRTWRKLHLAVDEKTGEILVAEVTTNDCHDSDVLESLLEIIEGEIEQVSTDSAYDKRKCYQAIEERGAKAIIPPQKNAQKWSDMDGDRNKNIERIEEIGRKEWKEESGYHRRSISETTMFRLKTIFGGKVSSRDFDNQAVELFVQCLLLNRMIKIAKPDSYIVNNG, from the coding sequence ATGAAACAAAAATATCATCTGAGAAATTGGTCGGAATATGATCAAGGCTTAAAACAAAGAGGTAGTCTCACATTTTGGATTTCTGAGGAGGCACTATCTCATTGGTTAGTAACAGAAAAATCTGGAAGAAAAGGGGCTAGTTATTACTTTTCCTCTCAGGCAATACTCACTTTTCTCATGATTAAATCTTTGTTTCAATTACCTGGCAGACAAACCGAGGGTTTTCTTGAATCACTTTTTTCCTTGATGGGAATTGATTTACCTGTACCAGATCATAGTACCGTTTCTCGTCGAACAAAAAAACTAGATGTAGCTTTGCCCCTAGAGAAAACCGCCGGTTCACGTCATGTGGTCATTGATTCGACGGGAGTGAAAGTTTATGGGGAGGGGGAATGGAAAACTAGACAGCATGGTGTAAGTAAAAGAAGAACATGGCGAAAATTACATTTAGCAGTAGATGAAAAAACAGGAGAAATTCTAGTAGCGGAGGTAACGACAAATGATTGTCATGACAGTGATGTGCTGGAGAGTTTATTAGAAATCATCGAGGGAGAAATAGAGCAAGTATCCACCGATAGTGCTTACGACAAAAGAAAATGTTATCAAGCAATAGAAGAAAGAGGGGCAAAAGCAATAATACCACCACAAAAAAATGCTCAAAAATGGTCAGATATGGATGGGGACAGAAATAAAAATATTGAAAGAATAGAAGAAATAGGAAGAAAAGAATGGAAAGAAGAAAGTGGCTATCATCGACGTTCTATTTCGGAAACAACAATGTTTAGGTTAAAAACAATATTTGGAGGCAAAGTAAGTAGTCGAGATTTTGACAATCAGGCAGTAGAGTTATTTGTTCAATGTCTGTTGTTAAATAGAATGATAAAAATTGCTAAACCAGATAGCTATATAGTTAATAACGGATAA